In Rhinoderma darwinii isolate aRhiDar2 chromosome 9, aRhiDar2.hap1, whole genome shotgun sequence, the following are encoded in one genomic region:
- the LOC142660186 gene encoding DNA damage-regulated autophagy modulator protein 1-like, which produces MEIRGLAFLPLLWVIWTLLGLGALIVLTVMSGHEKYPYISDTGKMFPESVIYTVVFMVTSILGAGVASIQYRFMIIQSEPSEKRYIIIQRILYAMGWIVCIGTAVNAIYSVETQPTAHRIGAGLAFVLAAIYNLCQAVYLYKRSFSSRQMCHIRLVTTVVTIVTLIIFAVGMSAFFFNLCSGRCIGSNRNSCGPVILPSIPYLSHW; this is translated from the exons ATGGAGATCCGGGGTTTGGCATTCTTGCCTCTCCTCTGGGTCATATGGACGCTATTGGGCCTCGGTGCCCTGATTGTCTTGACTGTCATGTCAGGGCATGAAAAATATCCTTATATCAG TGACACGGGAAAAATGTTCCCTGAATCGGTGATCTACACCGTCGTCTTCATGGTGACGTCCATTCTTG GAGCCGGCGTCGCTTCCATCCAGTACAGGTTCATGATTATTCAGTCTGAACCATCGGAGAAGCGTTATATAATCATCCAGAGAATCCTCTACGCCATGGGATGGATCGTCTGTATTGGGACCGCCGTGAACGCCATATATTCG GTGGAGACCCAGCCTACAGCCCACAGGATCGGCGCAGGATTGGCATTTGTCCTTGCTGCCATTTACAACCTGTGCCAAGCTGTGTACCTGTACAAGAGATCCTTCAGCAGTCGGCAAATGTGCCACATCCGACTAGTAACAACCGTGGTGACCATTGTGACACTGATTATCT TTGCTGTAGGTATGAGCGCCTTCTTCTTCAACCTATGTAGCGGCCGCTGTATTGGG tCAAATAGAAACTCTTGTGGACCTGTCATCCTCCCATCTATTCCATACCTGAGCCACTGGTGA
- the LOC142660379 gene encoding DNA damage-regulated autophagy modulator protein 1-like, producing MEIRGLAFLPLLWVIWTLLGLGALIVLTVMSGHEKYPYISDTGKMFPESVIYTVVFMVTSILGAGVASIQYRFMIIQSEPSEKRYIIIQRILYAMGWIVCIGTAVNAIYSVETQPTAHRIGAGLAFVLAAIYNLCQAVYLYKRSFSSRQMCHIRLVTTVVTIVTLIIFAVGMSAFFFNLCSGRCIGIFYITGMKAEYIGFSGLVMHHVTNYTDFQRLSLTLSREGVSISMREKTQDPENPE from the exons ATGGAGATCCGGGGTTTGGCATTCTTGCCTCTCCTCTGGGTCATATGGACGCTATTGGGCCTCGGTGCCCTGATTGTCTTGACTGTCATGTCAGGGCATGAAAAATATCCTTATATCAG TGACACGGGAAAAATGTTCCCTGAATCGGTGATCTACACCGTCGTCTTCATGGTGACGTCCATTCTTG GAGCTGGCGTCGCTTCCATCCAGTACAGGTTCATGATTATTCAGTCTGAACCATCGGAGAAGCGTTATATAATCATCCAGAGAATCCTCTACGCCATGGGATGGATCGTCTGTATTGGGACCGCCGTGAACGCCATATATTCG GTGGAGACCCAGCCTACAGCCCACAGGATCGGCGCAGGATTGGCATTTGTCCTTGCTGCCATTTACAACCTGTGCCAAGCTGTGTACCTGTACAAGAGATCCTTCAGCAGTCGGCAAATGTGCCACATCCGACTAGTAACAACCGTGGTGACCATTGTGACACTGATTATCT TTGCTGTAGGTATGAGCGCCTTCTTCTTCAACCTATGTAGCGGCCGCTGTATTGGG ATCTTCTACATAACAGGCATGAAGGCCGAATACATTGGATTTTCCGGCCTGGTAATGCACCATGTGACAAATTATACAGATTTCCAG CGTCTGTCTTTAACATTGTCCAGAGAAGGTGTCTCCATCTCCATGAGGGAAAAGACCCAGGACCCTGAAAACCCTGAATAA